Proteins encoded together in one Buchnera aphidicola (Cinara piceae) window:
- a CDS encoding 2-oxo acid dehydrogenase subunit E2, translating to MDIEVCVPDIGVDVVEVVEILVKKGEKVEKESSLISVEGHKSVLEIPSPISGIIKKICVKVGDKLSINQLIVILDSVSKNKCTKKNNVNNVTIDNIDTFNALNSNEVLDSKNDNKQFIKQIYASPNVRRFARKLNIKLSNIKGSGRKGRIIREDVYKYNLLNNNTIYNDNSINKKTIKNLDDKNEYKLLTPIQRVSGNNLLNNWKNIPHVTQFDEADITDLENFRKLYNSRISKNEIYRKISLLSFLVKSVVYTLIKYPRLNSVLDASKKSILLKKDINIGIAVDTKDGLLVPVLKHLQYKNICEISIDINNIVKKAKNNQLKISEMSGGSFTISSLGGIGGTGFTPIINSPEVGILGISKAVLKPVWNQKKFYPRLILPFSLSYDHRVIDGADGVRFTTFLSYVLSDIRNLLI from the coding sequence GTGGACATAGAAGTTTGTGTTCCGGATATTGGAGTAGATGTTGTTGAAGTCGTTGAGATTTTAGTAAAAAAAGGGGAAAAAGTAGAAAAAGAAAGTAGTTTGATTTCTGTAGAAGGGCATAAATCAGTTTTAGAAATACCTTCCCCGATTTCAGGTATTATTAAAAAAATATGTGTTAAAGTAGGAGATAAGTTATCAATTAATCAATTAATTGTAATTTTAGATAGTGTTAGTAAAAATAAGTGTACAAAAAAAAATAATGTTAATAATGTTACAATAGATAATATTGATACTTTTAATGCATTAAATTCTAATGAAGTATTAGATTCAAAAAATGATAATAAACAATTTATTAAACAGATATATGCTTCTCCAAATGTTCGTCGTTTTGCAAGAAAATTAAATATAAAGTTATCAAATATTAAAGGAAGTGGAAGGAAAGGTAGAATTATTCGAGAAGATGTATATAAATATAATTTATTAAATAATAATACTATTTATAATGATAATAGTATTAATAAAAAGACTATTAAGAATTTAGATGATAAGAATGAATATAAACTTTTAACGCCCATTCAAAGAGTTTCTGGAAATAACTTGTTGAATAATTGGAAAAATATTCCTCATGTTACTCAATTTGATGAAGCAGATATTACTGATTTAGAGAATTTTAGAAAATTATATAATTCTCGTATCTCTAAAAATGAAATTTATCGTAAAATTTCACTTTTATCTTTTTTAGTAAAATCTGTTGTGTATACTTTAATAAAATACCCAAGATTAAATAGTGTATTAGATGCTAGTAAAAAAAGTATTCTTCTTAAAAAAGATATTAATATTGGTATAGCTGTCGATACAAAAGATGGTTTATTAGTTCCTGTTTTAAAGCATTTACAATATAAAAATATTTGTGAAATATCTATTGATATAAATAATATTGTAAAAAAAGCTAAAAATAATCAATTAAAAATTTCTGAAATGAGCGGTGGAAGTTTTACTATTTCTAGTTTAGGAGGAATTGGTGGTACCGGTTTTACTCCTATAATTAATTCCCCTGAAGTTGGTATATTGGGTATTTCAAAAGCTGTTTTAAAACCAGTTTGGAATCAAAAAAAATTTTATCCTCGTTTAATTCTTCCATTTTCTTTATCATATGATCATCGCGTAATTGATGGGGCAGATGGTGTTCGTTTTACAACATTTCTAAGTTATGTTTTATCAGATATTAGAAATTTATTAATTTAA
- the lpdA gene encoding dihydrolipoyl dehydrogenase, translating into MKKNISINVVVIGGGPAGYSTAFRCSDLGLSTIVIEKYGILGGTCLNVGCIPSKSLLYLTNLIKEIKEFSKYGINIGNTNSLDISQIMKWKNNIISKLNYGLESMAKHRNVDILTGIAKFLSKNELEVVHNNSIYNIKFDYAVIASGSSPIQLQNIDYKDERIWNSTQALNFKKIPSNLLIIGSGIIGLEMATIYSSFGTKVDLIDSAEKFFPLIDQDMSNMFLQYTKKYFNIHLNTSLVKLESNRDGFTIKTKENNILLMNKIYDNVLISVGRKANTNSLDLSAIGITTDDLGFVKVDNQMRTNILNIFAVGDVSGPPMLAHKGIHEAHIAAEVMSGKKHFFDPKVIPCVAYCDPEIAWAGIMEEKAHLQGINCRSAIVPWKFSGKAISSNCSDQGVTKLIIDSDSNRIIGGIIIGRHAGELLSEISLSIEMGCDIEDLALTIHSHPTLSESINIAAQLFNGTATDMINKK; encoded by the coding sequence ATGAAAAAAAATATTAGTATCAATGTTGTAGTAATTGGTGGTGGGCCTGCAGGATATTCTACTGCTTTTCGATGTTCTGATTTAGGATTATCTACTATAGTTATAGAAAAATATGGTATTTTAGGTGGAACATGTTTAAATGTCGGTTGTATTCCATCAAAATCATTATTATATTTGACTAATTTAATCAAAGAAATAAAAGAATTTTCTAAATATGGTATTAATATTGGTAATACTAATTCATTAGATATATCTCAGATCATGAAATGGAAAAATAACATTATTTCTAAATTAAATTATGGTTTAGAAAGTATGGCTAAACATAGAAATGTAGATATATTGACTGGAATTGCTAAGTTTTTAAGCAAAAATGAATTAGAAGTTGTACATAATAATTCTATTTATAATATTAAATTCGATTATGCAGTTATTGCTTCAGGATCCAGTCCAATACAATTACAAAATATAGATTATAAAGATGAACGAATTTGGAATTCTACTCAAGCTCTAAATTTTAAAAAAATTCCTAGCAATTTATTAATTATTGGATCAGGTATTATTGGTTTAGAAATGGCTACTATATATAGTTCTTTTGGAACTAAGGTAGATCTAATTGATAGTGCTGAAAAATTTTTTCCTTTAATTGATCAAGATATGAGTAATATGTTTCTTCAATATACAAAAAAATATTTTAATATACATTTAAATACTTCATTAGTTAAATTAGAATCTAATAGAGATGGATTTACTATTAAAACTAAAGAAAATAATATTTTGTTAATGAATAAAATATATGATAATGTATTGATTTCAGTAGGTAGAAAAGCTAATACCAATTCTTTGGATTTATCTGCTATTGGTATAACAACGGATGATTTAGGTTTTGTTAAAGTAGATAATCAAATGCGAACAAATATATTAAATATTTTTGCAGTTGGTGATGTATCAGGACCCCCGATGCTTGCGCATAAAGGAATTCATGAAGCACATATAGCCGCTGAAGTGATGTCAGGTAAGAAACATTTTTTTGATCCTAAAGTTATTCCTTGTGTTGCATATTGTGATCCTGAAATTGCTTGGGCTGGTATTATGGAAGAAAAGGCTCATTTACAGGGTATTAATTGTCGATCAGCCATTGTACCTTGGAAATTTTCTGGTAAAGCAATCAGTTCTAATTGTTCTGATCAAGGTGTTACAAAGTTAATAATTGATTCTGATAGTAATAGAATTATAGGCGGAATAATTATTGGTAGACACGCTGGAGAATTATTATCTGAAATTAGCTTGTCTATTGAAATGGGATGTGATATAGAAGATTTAGCTCTAACTATTCATTCTCATCCAACATTGTCTGAATCTATTAATATAGCTGCTCAATTATTTAATGGAACTGCTACAGATATGATTAATAAAAAATAA
- the erpA gene encoding iron-sulfur cluster insertion protein ErpA yields the protein MSRHLLHVTITAINRIKKLLVIKKNLQLKLRIYITGGGCSGFQYGFELDKFIKNDDIHIIKSGIEIIVDPVSFQYLHGGKIDYIEDLEGSKFIVINPNAQTTCGCGLSFSI from the coding sequence ATGTCAAGACATCTATTACATGTAACTATTACAGCTATTAATAGAATTAAAAAACTTTTAGTCATAAAAAAAAATTTACAACTAAAATTACGTATATATATAACTGGAGGTGGGTGTAGTGGTTTTCAATATGGATTTGAATTAGATAAATTTATTAAAAATGATGATATACATATTATCAAATCTGGTATAGAAATTATTGTAGATCCTGTTAGTTTTCAATATTTACATGGCGGGAAAATCGATTATATAGAAGATTTAGAAGGGTCAAAATTTATAGTTATTAATCCTAACGCGCAAACAACCTGTGGATGCGGATTATCTTTTAGTATATAA
- the ftsZ gene encoding cell division protein FtsZ — protein MFEPSELSNDAVIKVVGVGGGGSNAVEHMVREKIEGVEFFAINTDAQALRKIAVGQTIQIGNNITKGLGAGANPDVGKNSAEEDKETLKSALDGADMVFIAAGMGGGTGTGAAPVVAEVAKELGILTVAVVTKPFSFEGKKRMNFAEQGLNELSKYVDSLITIPNDKLLKVLTRGISLLDAFGAANDVLKGAVQGIAELITRPGLMNVDFADVRTVMSEMGYAMMGTGAASGENRAEEASEIAISSPLLEDIDLSGARGVLVNITAGFDLRLDEFETVGNTIRAFSSDNATVVIGTSLDPQMDHSLRVTVVATGIGMEKRSEISFMRNKSSKELLVDYRNQSIRRNRTTNNTQNIKKNTSQQNVTHIKKYEKNFLDIPAFLRKKN, from the coding sequence ATGTTTGAACCTTCTGAATTAAGTAATGATGCAGTTATTAAAGTTGTAGGTGTTGGCGGGGGAGGAAGTAATGCAGTTGAACATATGGTTCGTGAAAAAATAGAAGGTGTAGAATTTTTTGCTATAAATACAGATGCGCAGGCATTAAGAAAAATAGCGGTAGGGCAAACAATACAGATTGGAAATAATATCACAAAAGGATTAGGAGCTGGAGCAAATCCAGATGTAGGAAAGAATTCTGCTGAAGAGGATAAAGAAACATTAAAATCTGCATTAGATGGAGCTGATATGGTATTCATAGCAGCCGGTATGGGTGGGGGAACTGGAACAGGAGCCGCTCCAGTAGTAGCTGAAGTAGCTAAAGAGCTGGGTATATTAACCGTTGCTGTAGTAACTAAACCCTTTAGTTTTGAAGGAAAAAAAAGAATGAACTTCGCTGAACAAGGGTTAAATGAATTATCTAAATATGTTGATTCTTTAATTACAATTCCAAATGATAAATTATTAAAAGTATTAACACGTGGAATATCATTATTAGATGCTTTTGGAGCTGCAAATGATGTATTAAAGGGTGCGGTACAAGGAATAGCAGAACTTATTACCAGACCTGGGCTAATGAATGTTGATTTTGCAGATGTAAGAACGGTTATGTCAGAAATGGGGTATGCTATGATGGGAACAGGAGCTGCTTCTGGTGAAAATAGGGCAGAAGAAGCATCTGAAATTGCTATCTCAAGTCCTTTACTAGAAGATATTGACCTTTCAGGGGCTAGAGGGGTATTAGTTAACATTACAGCAGGTTTTGATTTAAGATTAGATGAATTTGAAACCGTAGGAAATACTATTAGAGCATTTTCATCTGACAATGCTACTGTTGTTATTGGAACTTCATTAGATCCTCAAATGGACCATTCATTACGAGTGACTGTAGTAGCTACTGGAATTGGTATGGAAAAACGTTCTGAAATATCTTTTATGAGAAATAAATCTTCAAAAGAATTACTGGTTGATTACAGAAATCAATCAATACGAAGAAATAGAACAACAAACAATACACAAAATATAAAAAAAAATACATCACAACAGAATGTAACACATATTAAAAAATATGAAAAAAATTTTTTAGATATCCCTGCATTTTTAAGAAAAAAAAATTAA
- the ftsA gene encoding cell division protein FtsA, translating into MNLSTKKNIIVGLEIGTTKIIVVIGEILKDGIIDIIGFGKCKTLGIEKGEINNLDLLIQCINKSVHAAEIMANYKIYSVYLTVSHKEIHCQNEIGISPIKKKEVTKKDVDTVINIAKSVKINNNHNILHIIPQEFSIDNQSGIQNPIGLSGIRIQANIHLITCNKNIKKNIIKAIKKCGINVIKTIFTGLASSSSVLTEEEKNANVCLIDIGGETMSVCIYIKGSIYHNFVIPYAGNTITRDIAYAFSLSYSDAEFIKKKYGYAVEDISITCKNLDIFNKKGEKISNCHYNSLVEVIEPRCIELLKLVNNEILKLSSINNIKKINNQILSNIVLTGGSSKIKSLSQCAQKIFNINVKIKKPCRVFKIPKYLSKPEYSTAVGLLYYGKKHQQCYLRNKKKHGFLKYLLNQMKGWLTR; encoded by the coding sequence ATGAATCTTTCAACAAAAAAAAATATAATTGTCGGGTTAGAAATAGGAACAACAAAAATAATTGTTGTAATAGGGGAAATTCTTAAAGATGGTATCATTGATATTATTGGTTTTGGTAAATGCAAAACTTTAGGAATAGAAAAAGGGGAAATTAATAATTTAGATTTGCTCATACAATGTATTAATAAATCTGTTCATGCGGCAGAAATAATGGCTAACTATAAAATATATTCTGTATATTTAACTGTATCACATAAAGAAATCCATTGTCAAAATGAAATTGGAATTTCACCTATTAAAAAAAAAGAAGTTACAAAAAAAGATGTAGATACTGTTATAAATATAGCTAAATCTGTTAAAATAAATAATAATCATAATATTTTACATATTATTCCGCAAGAATTTTCTATAGATAATCAATCAGGAATACAAAATCCTATTGGATTATCTGGAATAAGAATACAAGCCAATATACATTTAATTACATGTAATAAAAATATCAAAAAAAATATTATAAAAGCTATCAAAAAATGTGGAATTAATGTAATAAAAACAATATTTACAGGATTAGCATCTAGTTCATCAGTTTTAACTGAAGAAGAAAAAAATGCAAATGTCTGTTTAATAGATATTGGCGGCGAAACAATGAGTGTTTGTATATATATAAAAGGATCAATATATCACAATTTTGTCATTCCTTATGCTGGTAATACTATAACTCGTGATATTGCATATGCATTTTCTTTATCTTATTCTGATGCAGAATTTATAAAAAAAAAATATGGATATGCTGTAGAAGATATTTCAATTACCTGTAAAAACTTAGATATTTTTAATAAAAAAGGAGAAAAAATCAGTAATTGTCATTATAATTCACTAGTTGAAGTAATTGAACCTAGATGTATTGAATTGCTTAAACTAGTAAATAATGAAATATTAAAATTATCTTCTATAAATAATATTAAAAAAATTAATAATCAAATACTATCTAATATAGTGCTGACAGGTGGGTCTTCAAAAATTAAATCTTTATCACAATGTGCACAAAAAATATTTAATATAAATGTAAAAATTAAAAAACCTTGCCGTGTATTTAAAATACCAAAATATCTTTCTAAACCAGAATACTCCACAGCAGTCGGGTTATTATATTACGGGAAAAAACATCAACAATGTTATCTACGAAATAAAAAAAAACATGGATTTCTAAAATATTTGCTTAACCAAATGAAAGGCTGGTTAACCAGATAA
- a CDS encoding Mur ligase family protein, with amino-acid sequence MIKKIDNIQELLNPWINNIPYKKIYNINLYISKIKMGDLFIILQKTKKSKKKYIIKAIKNKASVILYETKKNKHGLCISTQSHTIIIYFKKLNQYIHKIYERFFNYPQKKIKLIGVIGTYGKTTVTHLIAQWKKLINKKIGTIKNLENKINKPKYIINNKYLNHSIQKKLYHLVKKKINISTIELSSNLLITKQISNLKFESVICTTLNYNNLDGQKNMFQKEKIKFSFLNSEKIKTIILNGDENITHYWIKNFKKKKIISVTTLKTDNIFNTKYWINATKIIYNISYTKILFNSTWGSGNLESSLLSDFNVNNILLALATMLLENYSLNILIKSSKFLNPIHRKMEKIKKKNSPLFIINNIHSPQILYRTLYSLKNYNYEKIWCILGYEEIRDISERKIIGNIVEKFSDFVIFINSYINNEKKNLIIKDILKGCYKKNKFFIFHSIKQTIQFIFSQTNKYDMILISEKEEKVKKIIKYINIILKKNF; translated from the coding sequence ATGATAAAAAAAATAGATAACATTCAAGAATTATTAAATCCTTGGATTAATAATATTCCATATAAAAAAATTTATAATATTAATTTATATATCTCAAAAATAAAAATGGGTGATTTATTTATAATCCTTCAAAAAACAAAAAAATCAAAAAAAAAATATATCATAAAAGCAATTAAAAATAAAGCGAGTGTAATTTTATATGAAACTAAAAAAAATAAACATGGATTATGTATATCTACACAATCTCATACAATAATTATTTATTTTAAAAAATTAAATCAGTACATACACAAAATATATGAAAGATTCTTTAATTATCCACAAAAAAAAATAAAACTAATCGGAGTTATTGGCACATATGGGAAAACTACTGTTACACATTTAATCGCGCAATGGAAAAAATTAATTAATAAAAAAATTGGCACAATTAAAAATTTAGAAAATAAAATTAATAAACCAAAATATATTATAAATAATAAATATTTAAATCATTCTATTCAAAAAAAATTATATCATTTAGTAAAAAAAAAAATAAATATTTCTACTATAGAGCTATCTTCTAATCTTTTAATAACAAAACAAATATCTAATTTAAAATTTGAGTCAGTAATATGTACTACTTTAAATTATAATAATTTGGATGGTCAAAAAAACATGTTTCAAAAAGAAAAAATAAAATTTTCTTTTTTAAATAGTGAAAAGATAAAAACAATTATTTTAAATGGAGATGAAAATATAACACATTATTGGATAAAAAATTTTAAAAAAAAAAAAATTATTTCTGTTACAACATTAAAAACAGATAATATTTTTAATACTAAATATTGGATTAATGCAACAAAAATTATATATAATATATCATATACAAAAATTTTATTTAATTCAACTTGGGGGTCAGGTAACTTAGAAAGTTCACTATTAAGTGATTTTAATGTTAATAATATACTTTTAGCTTTAGCAACTATGCTTTTAGAAAACTATTCTTTAAATATATTAATTAAAAGTAGTAAATTTTTAAATCCAATACACAGAAAAATGGAGAAAATTAAAAAAAAAAATAGTCCATTATTTATTATAAATAATATTCACTCACCTCAAATATTATATCGTACGCTATATTCATTAAAAAATTATAATTATGAAAAAATTTGGTGCATTCTAGGATATGAGGAAATCAGAGATATTAGTGAAAGAAAAATTATAGGAAATATTGTAGAAAAATTTTCTGATTTTGTAATATTTATTAATAGTTATATAAATAATGAAAAAAAAAATTTAATTATAAAAGATATATTAAAGGGTTGTTATAAAAAAAATAAATTTTTTATTTTTCATAGTATTAAACAAACCATACAATTTATTTTTTCTCAAACTAATAAATATGATATGATATTAATATCAGAAAAAGAAGAAAAAGTAAAAAAAATTATTAAATATATAAATATTATATTAAAAAAAAATTTTTAA
- the rsmH gene encoding 16S rRNA (cytosine(1402)-N(4))-methyltransferase RsmH codes for MIHIPVLLKEAINSLKIKKNGTYVDGTFGSGGHSLEILKNLGTSGKLYAIDQDPNAVKIGKKIKDKRFYMNYGNFSNIKTYLNKNNHNKYINGILLDLGVSSTQINSAKRGFSFMKDGPLDMRMNDKMGIPAWKWLKKTDQKKIEYVLKNFGEEKYAKKISLSIVDRNRKKTIMRTLDLVEIITNAIPKKDKYKHPATRTFQAIRIYINQELEELKKILKVSLKILKKKSRLVIISFHSLEGRIIKNFFKKNSNIRNIPKGLPITEKQIKKYKNKKTIKIIKKIKPNKTEIKKNPRSRSAILRIAEIL; via the coding sequence ATGATACATATACCGGTATTACTAAAAGAAGCAATTAACTCTTTAAAAATAAAAAAAAATGGTACATATGTTGATGGAACGTTTGGATCGGGTGGACATTCACTGGAAATATTAAAAAATTTAGGTACATCAGGTAAATTATATGCTATTGATCAAGATCCTAATGCGGTAAAAATAGGAAAAAAAATAAAAGATAAAAGATTTTATATGAATTATGGAAATTTTTCTAATATAAAAACATATTTAAATAAAAATAATCATAATAAATATATTAATGGCATTTTATTAGATTTAGGTGTTTCATCAACACAAATAAATTCAGCCAAAAGAGGGTTTTCATTTATGAAAGATGGGCCATTAGACATGCGAATGAACGATAAAATGGGTATACCTGCATGGAAGTGGTTAAAAAAAACAGATCAAAAAAAAATAGAATATGTTTTAAAAAATTTTGGAGAAGAAAAATATGCAAAAAAAATTTCTTTGTCTATTGTAGATAGAAATAGAAAAAAAACTATTATGAGAACACTGGATTTAGTAGAAATCATTACAAACGCTATACCAAAAAAAGATAAATATAAACATCCAGCTACTCGTACTTTTCAAGCTATACGTATTTATATTAATCAAGAATTAGAAGAATTAAAAAAAATATTAAAAGTTTCATTAAAAATATTAAAAAAAAAGTCTAGATTAGTTATAATTAGTTTTCATTCTCTGGAAGGTAGAATTATTAAAAATTTTTTTAAAAAAAATAGTAATATAAGAAATATTCCAAAAGGATTACCAATAACAGAAAAACAAATCAAAAAATATAAAAATAAAAAGACAATAAAAATCATAAAAAAAATTAAACCTAATAAAACAGAAATAAAGAAAAACCCACGATCACGTAGCGCAATATTAAGAATTGCAGAAATACTATAA
- the ilvN gene encoding acetolactate synthase small subunit: protein MRRILSILLENESGALSRVIGLFSQRGYNIDSLTVAPSENRKISRLTIQTYGNKKTIEQIERQLQKLIDVYNVIEITNQNYIEREILLIKIQIQDFKNLHKMNQLIEIYQGNIIDCFSEKYIIQISGTNHVIDSFLNIAKKSFIIIESSRSGVINISCH, encoded by the coding sequence ATGCGTCGAATTTTATCAATTTTACTAGAAAATGAATCGGGGGCTCTATCTAGAGTAATAGGACTTTTTTCACAAAGAGGCTATAATATAGATAGTCTAACTGTAGCTCCATCAGAAAATAGAAAGATATCAAGATTAACAATTCAAACTTATGGCAATAAAAAAACAATTGAACAAATTGAAAGACAACTACAAAAATTAATTGATGTTTATAATGTAATAGAAATAACAAATCAAAATTATATAGAAAGAGAAATTTTATTAATAAAAATACAAATACAAGATTTTAAAAATCTTCATAAAATGAATCAATTAATAGAAATTTATCAAGGTAATATTATTGATTGTTTTTCAGAAAAATATATTATTCAAATTTCAGGAACTAATCATGTTATTGATTCATTTCTAAATATTGCAAAAAAATCATTTATAATCATAGAATCTTCTCGATCTGGGGTAATTAATATAAGTTGTCATTAA
- the ilvB gene encoding biosynthetic-type acetolactate synthase large subunit, which yields MTLLSGAEMVIQSLIDLKIKTIFGYPGGAILDIYDAIYTIGKKKIKHILVRHEQGATHMADGYARSTGKIGVVLVTSGPGATNAITGIATAYMDSIPLIIISGQVSSELIGLDAFQECDMIGISRPIVKHSFLVKKTEDIPLIFKKSYLLASSGRPGPIVIDLPKNILDQKIKKKYIWTNNIYIKSYIPEKKTNFKYIEKALNILVKSKKPIIYAGGGVISSNSHAELFTLATILNIPVTMSLMSLGSFPGNHPQNLSMLGMHGNYEANMAMHYSDIILAIGVRFDDRTTNNVKKYCPSAKIIHIDIDPTSISKTIVADIPIIGDAKKILKKMLKILNTNKILNRSKSYLYKWWKKIEKWRNTKKINYKQENKMIKPQILIQKLYKLTQGNAYIASDVGQHQMFTALYYIFNKPRHWINSGGLGTMGFGLPAALGVKIAFPKELVICITGDGSIQMNIQELSTAKQYNLAILIINLNNQSLGMVKQWQDIIYSGRHSHSYMKSLPNFIKLTKSYGHTGLTIKNPDEITKKLKIAIKKVQSGSLVFVDVHIDPYEHIYPMQIKNGGMNEMLLKKIG from the coding sequence ATGACATTGTTATCAGGCGCTGAAATGGTCATACAGTCATTAATAGATTTAAAAATAAAAACAATATTCGGTTATCCTGGGGGAGCGATACTAGATATATATGATGCTATATATACAATAGGAAAAAAAAAAATAAAACATATATTAGTCAGACATGAACAAGGAGCTACCCATATGGCAGACGGGTATGCAAGAAGTACAGGAAAAATTGGAGTAGTATTAGTTACATCCGGTCCAGGAGCAACAAATGCGATTACAGGTATTGCAACAGCTTATATGGACTCAATACCATTAATTATAATTTCTGGGCAAGTATCTTCTGAATTAATTGGATTAGATGCATTCCAAGAATGCGATATGATAGGTATTTCTAGGCCAATTGTCAAACATAGTTTTTTAGTTAAAAAAACTGAAGATATTCCATTAATTTTTAAAAAATCATATTTACTAGCTTCTAGTGGAAGACCCGGCCCTATAGTTATTGATTTACCAAAAAATATTTTGGACCAAAAAATAAAGAAAAAATATATCTGGACTAATAATATTTATATTAAATCCTATATACCTGAAAAAAAAACTAATTTTAAGTATATTGAAAAAGCATTAAATATTTTAGTTAAATCTAAAAAACCAATAATCTATGCTGGAGGCGGGGTTATTAGTTCAAATAGTCATGCTGAATTATTTACATTAGCAACAATACTTAATATTCCTGTTACTATGTCTCTTATGTCATTAGGATCATTTCCAGGAAATCACCCTCAAAATTTATCAATGTTAGGAATGCATGGAAATTATGAAGCTAATATGGCAATGCATTATTCTGATATAATATTAGCAATTGGAGTAAGATTTGATGACAGAACAACAAATAATGTAAAAAAATATTGTCCTTCTGCTAAAATAATACACATTGATATTGATCCTACTTCTATTTCTAAAACTATTGTAGCAGATATACCTATTATAGGGGATGCCAAAAAAATACTTAAGAAAATGTTAAAAATACTTAATACAAATAAAATATTAAATCGATCTAAATCATATTTATATAAATGGTGGAAAAAAATTGAAAAATGGAGAAATACAAAAAAAATAAATTATAAACAAGAAAACAAAATGATTAAACCACAAATTTTAATTCAAAAATTATATAAATTAACACAAGGAAATGCTTATATAGCTTCAGATGTAGGACAACACCAAATGTTTACAGCATTATATTACATATTTAACAAGCCTCGACATTGGATTAATTCAGGTGGGTTAGGTACTATGGGATTTGGACTACCAGCTGCTTTAGGGGTTAAAATTGCTTTTCCTAAAGAATTAGTCATCTGCATAACAGGTGATGGAAGCATTCAAATGAATATACAAGAATTATCTACCGCAAAACAATATAACCTTGCAATTTTAATAATAAATTTAAATAACCAATCTTTAGGAATGGTTAAACAATGGCAGGATATTATCTATTCTGGAAGACATTCGCATTCATATATGAAATCATTACCTAATTTCATAAAACTAACAAAGTCATATGGACATACAGGGTTAACAATTAAGAACCCAGATGAAATAACAAAAAAATTAAAAATTGCGATAAAAAAAGTTCAATCAGGATCTTTAGTATTTGTAGATGTACATATAGATCCATACGAACATATTTATCCTATGCAGATAAAAAATGGTGGTATGAATGAAATGTTATTAAAAAAAATAGGATAA